Part of the Paenibacillus kyungheensis genome, TGTAAGCCCTGAAACCTGAAGAGGTAACGATTGAGAATCATTGTCTGTTACACGAATACTGGTAAAAGCAGAACTTGTCATACATAGACCTCCTTGTGTAATAAAGTGTTTGAATGTGTTAATTATTTATATTATTTGAGTGCTTCTACAATCGTATCTGTATTGTGGCGTACCATTCCGATATAAGTTCCTTCTTCTGTACCTGCCTCGCCCATCGCATCAGAGAATAACTCTCCTCCAATTTGGACGGTATGCCCCATCGATCTAGCACCTGCAATAATAGCTTCCATCGATCTAGAAGGTACACTAGACTCTACAAATACCGCTTTGATCCCACGTTCTACCAATTCATTACGTAGATCGCTTACGTCTTTAGAGCCGTATTCTGCGGCTGTACTAATGCCTTGTAATCCTTTTACTTCGATATTGTAAGCATCTCCGTAATATCCAAAAGCATCATGAGCAGTAATCAATACTCGACCAGACTCTGGAATACTGGCTATTTTGGTCTGTACTTCTTGATGCAAAGTATTCAATGCTGCTAAATATTGAGTAGCATTCTGACGGTAATCCGCTTCATGTGCAGGATCAGCTTCAATCAGTGCGGCTTCTATCGTCTGTGTGACATTCATCCATAGGCTTACATCGAACCAGATATGTGGATCATACTCGGTTGCTCCATCTTCACTGTATCGTAGCTGTGTAGGATCGATATTTTCAGCTACAGCAACCACATGACGAGATTTACTCATTTTCTCCATAATCTTGGTCATGCTACCTTCTAAATGCAATCCGTTATACAACACCAGATTAGCATCATCTAATTTACGAATATCCCCTTGCGAAGCTTTGTACATATGAGGATCGACACCAGGACCCATTAATCCTGTTACAGTCACATGTTCTCCACCTACTTCACGAGCCGCATCAGCAATCATTCCTGTTGTTGCTGTAATTCGTAATTTTCCTCCTTCTTCAAAAGAAGGTGAATCATCAACAGCTCCCTGAATCGTGGTACATCCACTGAGAATCAATACAATTACAGCGATACTTATTCCGTATACAATGCGTTGATATAACGGAGAGGATAATCCTGATTTGCGATGGCGCTTATGAATTAAATACGCTTGCGCCCATGATGATTTGGAACGATGAACTGACATATATGATCCTCCTATCATTTCAAAATACTCCATAACTATCTACCAATAATCTAAACGCTAAATCTTACATTGAAGCAATTATTTTTCTTATATGACTATATTTTTATATAAGGAAATAATGTTTCCTTTGTGCAAATTTTAAAGTAGAGCGCAAAAAAAAGCAAGAGGCTATTTTGCCCCTTGCTGGATTCATCATAAAGATCTATTATTTAACGAATTGGCGAATCTATTTCTCCACTTGCTTCTACAATCGGTTTCTTTTTAGGAATACCGTCTAATCCATATTGTTGATCATATGCTTCAAAAATCTGACGTGCAATAGGAGCTGCTCCCTGAGCACCATAACCACCTTCAGGAACAACAACTGCCACTGCTAACTTCGGATTTTGTGCAGGTGCATAAGCGATAAAAACCGCATTTTCAATCGTTTTACCTGTAGCCATCCGTTGTTGCGAAGTTCCTGTTTTGCGACGATAATCATAAGGAAATCCTTTGAACGCATCCACTTCACTTTGCATTCCTGATTGAACCGCATCCCAATACTGAGAAGGCAAATCTACTTTGTTAAGCACTTCTTTTTTGAATTTTTTTGTTACTTTCCCATCTGCATTTCGAATCTCATTCACAAATTGTGGTTTCAACCGTTCTCCACGATTCGCTAACATCGCTGTATATTGAGCTAACTGTAAAGTAGTATATTTCCCTTGCTGTCCAAAAGAAGCATAGGCTAGCGCAGATTGAGCACTACCAGATTCCATCTCATGTATATATTCTTTGTATCCTATATATTCTGCGGCAAGTCCACTTTCAGTAGATACACCTAATCCAAATTGCTCCATATATTTATCCCATACTTCTACACCTGGTTTACCTTCATATTTCTGATATAGTCGTTTACCAACCATATCCACCATAAATGTATTGGATGAATGAGATATAGCACCAATCGGACTTAATGTTCCATAAGCTCGACTACTTGCATTACGTACTTTAGTGCCATATCCTTCTTTTCCTAATGTGGTAATACCATGATCATTATAACGATCTCCAAGTGTGAACAATTTTTCATTTAAGCCAATTAACACAGATAAAGGCTTCATCGTCGACCCTAGTAAAACAACCGAAGAAGGATGATCGCCACCACCTGGACGATTGACAGATCGAATAGCGCCATTCATATAGTAAGGCTCTATATTTTTCCATTCACTTTCAGTACGTGTATCTTTACTCCAAATATTACTATCATAATCAGGCATACTTGCCATAGTAACCACTTTACCTGTATCTATTTCCATGGCTACTGCATATCCTGTTACAGCATTAGGAGCACTAACTCCGCGTGTGCCTGAATAACGTATTTTGGCTGTATGCTCTGTAATCGCTTTTTCAGTAGCTACTTGTATCTCTTTATTGATTGTTAATACCAGATCAGACCCTTTAACAGGTGGAATCAGCTCTGTCGGTCCAGAAGCCATATTTTTGGGATTGATTGGCACTCTACGATAACCACTTTTTCCTCTGAGTTCATCTTGATATAACAGTTCCAATCCGTCAAAACCTACATTTTCGATAGCCGAATATTTCATGGCAGGATCTTCACTTGAATTACGCTGAATATTTTTGTATTTATTTCTACTCATTGAGGAGACAAATGGTCGCAAATACCCTACAGTCTGGACAGCCACTGTATCTGTATCATAGTGCCTAATGTTTTCTTCTACAATTTCGATCCCTTTAAATTCATTTCTACGTTCTAGAAAATAAGCAATTTCTTTATTGGATAATCCTGTTTTGATACGTCTTGGAGTATATCCATTTGCTTTGGCATATGTAGTATCCATAGCTTTAAAAATATCAACTGTTGTTAATGCTTTGGTGTTAGGATCACCATATTGATCAAATATTTTTTGTAGCTTTCTAGCTAACTGCTTCGCTTCTTGTGTACGATCTGATCGATTATAATCTTTGTCTAATGTTAAATATAAAGATTGTGTTGGTTCCGAGTACGCAATAGGTTGCATACTTGAATCATAAATGGTTCCGCGTGTTGGTAAAAGAGGAACTTCTTTCACAATATCTCCTTCAGCAACTTTACGTAATTCAGGGCCTTCTACAAATTGAATAATAGCTAATCTGACGACAATAATTGAAAATACAATAAACGTTATAAAGAAAAAGATATTAAGCCGAATCGCAAACTGTTTCCGATTTTTGTCCTGCTCATTTTCATGAGCAGGACTTTTATTAAAATTCATAGATATCCACCTTTTGTAAATGTATTAATCTGTTTATTCTGTTGTCGTTTCTTCTGTAACGGCTTTACCTTTAGGTACTCCATCTAATCCATAGTATTGATCATACGCATCGAAGATTTTTTTAGCGACTGGAGCTGCACTTCGAGAACCAAATCCACCTTCTGGAATCATAACCGCAATCGCCAACTTCGGATTGTTACGAGGAGCAAAAGCAATAAATACTCCGTTATCGACTAATTTGCCATAAATCGATTGCTGAGATGTACCTGTTTTACGAGCCACATCATAACGATAATTTTCAAATACAGGAACTTTACTTCGCATTCCTTGAATAACGGTATTCCAGTATTCATCCGGGAAGTTTACGGTATTTAATACTTCTGGTTGAATTTTTTTCACTACATTACCTTCAGCATCTGTAATTTTACTTACAAATTGAGGTTTGAGACGTTTACCACGATTCGCAAGTGTTGTAGCATATTGCGCTAATTGAAGTGTAGTATAACGTCCTTGCTGTCCAAAAGAAGCATAGGCCATCGCTGCTTGTGTACTACCAGCAGCTTCAATATTCATATACTCTCCACGACCTTCATTTTCGTAAGGAAGTCCGCTTCCAGTAGTCACACCTAGTCCAAATTCTTTCATATATTTGTCCCAAACGTTGACTGATTTCGCACCATGTTTGTTGTACATACGCTTACCAACCATATCGACCATAAAAGCATTAGAAGATTTTTGGATAGCAGTGGTAGGTGTTAAATAATTAAGAACCTCTCCTAATGCATTACGTACACGAGTCTC contains:
- a CDS encoding metal ABC transporter solute-binding protein, Zn/Mn family, which gives rise to MSVHRSKSSWAQAYLIHKRHRKSGLSSPLYQRIVYGISIAVIVLILSGCTTIQGAVDDSPSFEEGGKLRITATTGMIADAAREVGGEHVTVTGLMGPGVDPHMYKASQGDIRKLDDANLVLYNGLHLEGSMTKIMEKMSKSRHVVAVAENIDPTQLRYSEDGATEYDPHIWFDVSLWMNVTQTIEAALIEADPAHEADYRQNATQYLAALNTLHQEVQTKIASIPESGRVLITAHDAFGYYGDAYNIEVKGLQGISTAAEYGSKDVSDLRNELVERGIKAVFVESSVPSRSMEAIIAGARSMGHTVQIGGELFSDAMGEAGTEEGTYIGMVRHNTDTIVEALK
- a CDS encoding peptidoglycan D,D-transpeptidase FtsI family protein — encoded protein: MNFNKSPAHENEQDKNRKQFAIRLNIFFFITFIVFSIIVVRLAIIQFVEGPELRKVAEGDIVKEVPLLPTRGTIYDSSMQPIAYSEPTQSLYLTLDKDYNRSDRTQEAKQLARKLQKIFDQYGDPNTKALTTVDIFKAMDTTYAKANGYTPRRIKTGLSNKEIAYFLERRNEFKGIEIVEENIRHYDTDTVAVQTVGYLRPFVSSMSRNKYKNIQRNSSEDPAMKYSAIENVGFDGLELLYQDELRGKSGYRRVPINPKNMASGPTELIPPVKGSDLVLTINKEIQVATEKAITEHTAKIRYSGTRGVSAPNAVTGYAVAMEIDTGKVVTMASMPDYDSNIWSKDTRTESEWKNIEPYYMNGAIRSVNRPGGGDHPSSVVLLGSTMKPLSVLIGLNEKLFTLGDRYNDHGITTLGKEGYGTKVRNASSRAYGTLSPIGAISHSSNTFMVDMVGKRLYQKYEGKPGVEVWDKYMEQFGLGVSTESGLAAEYIGYKEYIHEMESGSAQSALAYASFGQQGKYTTLQLAQYTAMLANRGERLKPQFVNEIRNADGKVTKKFKKEVLNKVDLPSQYWDAVQSGMQSEVDAFKGFPYDYRRKTGTSQQRMATGKTIENAVFIAYAPAQNPKLAVAVVVPEGGYGAQGAAPIARQIFEAYDQQYGLDGIPKKKPIVEASGEIDSPIR